The following are encoded in a window of Rosa chinensis cultivar Old Blush chromosome 4, RchiOBHm-V2, whole genome shotgun sequence genomic DNA:
- the LOC112198919 gene encoding GDSL esterase/lipase At1g29670 gives MFFQRKWITLAVVIAVSGSASLVDGASQVPCYFIFGDSLSDSGNNNGLLTLAEVNYRPYGIDFPQGPTGRFSNGRNLVDIIAELLGFDEYIPTFAAAIGGDITKGVNYASGAAGIRDESGRNQGMRITLYKQLINHQIIVNKLVANGSLAADYLSKCIYSIGIGANDYINNYFMPKLYPTSRLYTPKQYADVLVQEYSQQLRTLYNSGARKMALIGLGMIGSTPFEVAMCGTNGTVCVDNINNAAQLFNARLKSLVTDLNTNLTNAKFIYIDYYGIGLSNAASSPPGAVNYTAPCCEVEMNSTTGLCTPFKTPCQNRTQYAFWDSIHPTEISNVVIAARAYNATLPTDAFPYDISHLAQM, from the exons TTGGTTGATGGGGCATCACAAGTTCCTTGTTACTTCATATTTGGAGACTCGTTATCCGATAGTGGAAATAACAATGGGCTTTTGACACTGGCCGAAGTCAATTATCGTCCCTATGGCATTGACTTTCCACAAGGTCCAACTGGAAGGTTCTCCAACGGACGTAACTTGGTCGATATTATTG CTGAACTACTAGGTTTTGATGAATATATACCCACTTTCGCGGCTGCAATTGGAGGAGATATAACAAAAGGTGTAAATTATGCATCTGGTGCAGCTGGTATCCGTGACGAATCTGGACGTAACCAG GGAATGAGAATAACCTTGTATAAGCAATTGATAAATCACCAAATCATAGTCAATAAGCTTGTTGCCAATGGTTCACTCGCTGCAGATTATCTAAGCAAGTGCATATATTCGATTGGGATAGGCGCTAACGATTACATTAACAACTACTTCATGCCAAAACTCTACCCAACTAGCCGCTTATATACTCCAAAGCAATATGCAGATGTTCTTGTCCAAGAATACTCTCAGCAATTACGG ACTCTGTACAACTCGGGGGCAAGGAAGATGGCCCTTATTGGACTAGGTATGATAGGTTCCACACCCTTCGAAGTGGCAATGTGTGGCACAAACGGCACCGTATGTGTTGATAACATCAACAATGCTGCCCAACTTTTCAATGCAAGGCTTAAATCACTTGTCACTGATCTTAACACAAATCTAACAAATGCTAAGTTCATTTACATAGATTATTATGGAATTGGACTATCCAATGCTGCTTCATCTCCTCCCG GTGCTGTTAATTACACTGCGCCATGTTGTGAAGTTGAAATGAATAGTACGACTGGGCTATGCACCCCGTTCAAGACCCCATGCCAGAACAGAACTCAGTATGCATTTTGGGATTCTATCCATCCTACTGAGATTTCAAATGTGGTTATAGCAGCAAGAGCATATAATGCTACGCTACCTACTGATGCTTTTCCATATGATATTAGTCACTTAGCTCAAATGTAA